GGAGCAGGAAGAGAGGGCGAGCGATTGGTCTCGCAGCAGTTCGGAATTTGTGGCATAGGCACAGTCACCGGCTACGGCTGGGGCCGCGAGGTGTTCTGGGATGGTTTGACCTCGGCCAAGCTGGCCGCCGCACCGGTCGGCGGGCATGGACCGAACCGGGACCGCACGGCGTGGGTGGCCACCGTGCCGGACGGCGGCGACGAGGCGGACGGCCCGAGCCGCTTCGCGAGGGCCATGCGAGCGGCCGCGCGAGAGGCGATCACCGACGCAGGAAATCGTGGTTGGCAACCCGGCAGGCGGGTCGGACTGCTGCATGCGGTCGTGCTCGGCGAGGTCGACCTGTGGCGGGACTTCTACCTGACCCACGACGGGCGGCTGCCGGTGCGCGACTACCTCGCTCTCATGCCGTCGACGCCGATGTCGACCTTGATGAAGGAGTTCGATTTCCACGGACCGGCGATGAACGTGTCGTCGATGTGCGCGTCGGGCAACGCGGGACTGCTCACCGCAAAAGCCTGGCTCGACGGCGGAATCGTGGATGACGTGGTTTTCGTGGCCACTGATCTGTCCGCGACACCCGAGAACGTGCTGCACTTCGACAAGCTCGGCGTCGCCGTGACCGACACCGATCCACTGGATGCCTGCAGGCCGTTCCAGGAAGGCAGCCGGGGCTTCGGCATGGGGGAGGCGTCGGTCGGGATGGTGCTGTCCAAGCGCTCATCGACCCCGTATGCGTCGGTGCTCGGTGGTGCGATGTCACACGACGCCTACCACGTCACCTCGATCGATCCGAACCTGACCGAGGTGACCGGTTGCTTCCGCGAAGCGCTGGACAACGCCGGAGTGCAGGCTTCGGATGTCCGGTACTTCAATGCCCACGGCCCGGGAACCCGGCAGTGCGATCGCGCCGAGGCCGCGGTCGCCGATCAGCTGTTCCCTCCGCATTCGGAAATCTACTCGATCAAGCCGCTCGTCGGTCACTGCCAGGGCGCGGCATCGGCCGTGGAGGTCGCAGCCGCCGCGCTCGGTTACGACCGCGGGGTCATCCCGGCACCGCCGACGGTGGCTGCGGGCCATCCTCGACTGCTCAATGGCTGCACGTCCGCCACCGATGGAATCACGGTGAAGTCCTCACTGGGCATGGGCGGCCACAATTCCGCGGTTGTGCTCGCACCATCGGAGTGATCAGCCGCCCGCTGCCGGAGCACGTTGTGGTGATCAACTGCTTCGGGCATGATCGAGTGGTGAACACCCGGTAGGCGACTGCGGCAGGACCCTGTCGCGGGCATACACCACCGGCGGAAGAGGAGGCCCATGGAGGCGGAGATCGCCCTGACCGTGGATGGCACGCAGCAGTCGTTGGCGGTGGATACGCGGACGACGGTGCTCGATGCGCTGCGCGATCACCTCGGCGTGACGTCACCGAAGAAAGGCTGCGACCACGGTCAGTGTGGTGCCTGCACGGTCCTGGTCAACGGTCGCCGTGTGACGACCTGCCTGAGTTTGGCGGTGGCCAACGACGGTGCCGAAATCACCACCGCCGAGGGGATGGCCGAGGGACGACAACTGCACGCGATGCAGCGGTCCTTCCTCGACCACGACGGATTCCAGTGCGGGTACTGCACGCCCGGGCAGATTTGCTCGGCGGTGGGCATGCTCGCCGAAGCCAAGGCAGGCTGGCCGAGCGCGGCCACCGATGACCTCACTGCCGAGGTGGAACTCGACGATACCGAAATCCGGGAGCGCATGAGCGGCAACCTGTGCCGGTGCGGAGCCTATGCGAACATCGTCGCCGCGATTCGGGAGAACGTCCGGTGATTCCCTTCGACTACCAGCGGGCCACCGACGCCGACGCTGCGGTCGAGCTGGTCGACGGCAATCCCGGCGCGGCGTTCCTGGGTGGCGGAACCAACCTCGTCGACCATCTGAAGCTCGGTGTGGCCGAACCGGAGATGCTGGTCGATGTCAGTCGGTTGCCCTACGACACGGTCGAGCCACTGCCCGGTGGCGGCGTGCGAATCGGTAGTGCCGTGCCGAACAGTGATCTGGCTGCGCATCCGGTGATCCGGGAGAAGTATCCGGTGCTGTCGCAGGCACTGCTGGCCGGCGCGTCCGGACAGTTGCGCAACCTTGCCACCACCGGCGGGAACCTGCTGCAGCGCACCCGATGCGTGTATTTCCAGGACGTGAGCACACCCTGCAACAAACGTGATCCGGGTTCGGGGTGTTCGGCCCGCGAGGGATACACCCGTCACCACGCGATCCTGGGCGCCTCGGAGTCGTGTGTGGCCACGCATCCTTCCGATATGGCCGTGGCCTTGGCGATGCTGGATGCGGTGGTGCAGGTGCAGGGGCCGGACGGGCCTCGTGAAGTCCCGGTGACCGAGTTGCATCGCCTGCCGGGTGACGAGCCGCAACGCGATACCGTGCTCGGGCCTGCGGACCTGATTACCGCAGTGGATCTGCCCGAGCAGGCAATGGCCGCTCGATCGACCTATCGCAAGGTTCGCGACCGGGCTTCCTATGCATTCGCTCTGGTGTCGGTGGCCGGGGCTCTCGATGTCGTCGACGGCACGATCCGGCAGGCGCGGATCGCCTTCGGCGGACTCGCGCACAAGCCCTGGCGTGCCACCCGTGCCGAGGAAGCCCTGCGCGGCGGTCCGGCCACGGAGGAGATGTTCCGCGCCGCCGCCGATGCCGAACTTGCCGAGGCCAGCCCCCTGCAGGACAACGCGTTCAAGGTGCCGATGAGCCGCAACACGCTGGTCTCGGTGCTTCGTGACCTGATGTAGTCCATCATTCGGTGTGTTCTCCTCCACGGAAGCGACGAACAAGGAGAAGGTCCTGATGCGCCTGTCCCAACGGAACTTCCCGGCACCCGAAAGTGGCACCGCAGCTGTGGGGGTGAGCGCCCGAAGCGTGGTGGAAGCGGAACCGGATGAGGCGGTCCCGGAGGTGATCGGTGCGTCGCTGGAGCGCCTCGATGGCCCCGCGAAGGTGACCGGTACCGCGCGGTATGCCTACGAGCATCCGGTCGAGGCGCCGGCTTACCTGCATCCGGTGCAGGCCACGATCGCGCGCGGACGAGTTGCCTCCGTCGACACCGGTGCGGCGGAGGCGGTGCCGGGTGTGCTCGCGGTACTCACGCACACCAACGCCCCCCGTTTGGCCAGTACCGAGGATGCCGAGCTGGCGGTGTTGCAGTCCGATGCCGTCGCTTTCCGAGGCCAGTTCGTGGCGGCCGTCGTGGCGGAAACGACGGAAAGCGCACGCCAAGCGGCGGATCTGGTCCGGGTCGACTATGCCGAGCAGCCCCACGAGGTCGAACTCGACGCAGCGGGCGGCACGCTCAACACCCGCACCGACAACGGTGATGTCGACGCGGCCATGGCGT
This Haloactinomyces albus DNA region includes the following protein-coding sequences:
- a CDS encoding beta-ketoacyl synthase N-terminal-like domain-containing protein encodes the protein MIGAGREGERLVSQQFGICGIGTVTGYGWGREVFWDGLTSAKLAAAPVGGHGPNRDRTAWVATVPDGGDEADGPSRFARAMRAAAREAITDAGNRGWQPGRRVGLLHAVVLGEVDLWRDFYLTHDGRLPVRDYLALMPSTPMSTLMKEFDFHGPAMNVSSMCASGNAGLLTAKAWLDGGIVDDVVFVATDLSATPENVLHFDKLGVAVTDTDPLDACRPFQEGSRGFGMGEASVGMVLSKRSSTPYASVLGGAMSHDAYHVTSIDPNLTEVTGCFREALDNAGVQASDVRYFNAHGPGTRQCDRAEAAVADQLFPPHSEIYSIKPLVGHCQGAASAVEVAAAALGYDRGVIPAPPTVAAGHPRLLNGCTSATDGITVKSSLGMGGHNSAVVLAPSE
- a CDS encoding 2Fe-2S iron-sulfur cluster-binding protein, with product MEAEIALTVDGTQQSLAVDTRTTVLDALRDHLGVTSPKKGCDHGQCGACTVLVNGRRVTTCLSLAVANDGAEITTAEGMAEGRQLHAMQRSFLDHDGFQCGYCTPGQICSAVGMLAEAKAGWPSAATDDLTAEVELDDTEIRERMSGNLCRCGAYANIVAAIRENVR
- a CDS encoding FAD binding domain-containing protein; the protein is MIPFDYQRATDADAAVELVDGNPGAAFLGGGTNLVDHLKLGVAEPEMLVDVSRLPYDTVEPLPGGGVRIGSAVPNSDLAAHPVIREKYPVLSQALLAGASGQLRNLATTGGNLLQRTRCVYFQDVSTPCNKRDPGSGCSAREGYTRHHAILGASESCVATHPSDMAVALAMLDAVVQVQGPDGPREVPVTELHRLPGDEPQRDTVLGPADLITAVDLPEQAMAARSTYRKVRDRASYAFALVSVAGALDVVDGTIRQARIAFGGLAHKPWRATRAEEALRGGPATEEMFRAAADAELAEASPLQDNAFKVPMSRNTLVSVLRDLM